In Helianthus annuus cultivar XRQ/B chromosome 8, HanXRQr2.0-SUNRISE, whole genome shotgun sequence, a single genomic region encodes these proteins:
- the LOC110870081 gene encoding putative disease resistance RPP13-like protein 2, with protein MEVKPVVAVVTQKLADTLSEDSIADNKVMIHQLKGVQRSLLKLKSFSNQRDVYGSQKSKDHLRVLYQVEDEIEKFTFQVAGQRKRFGFLMKQTFFFNNLNSCRRLKRKIKKIQSNILSSPEDASISSVCTLSLRSLSNYDEGDNDDEDDDGEDFSHGGNELPQKSSSAVWPLSEIPTTPRSPKRALARSFSTIPHHQEHMQQRKKLTFSYSYKENEMSIVGFNIQYPKQVSSFCYQEEELGVYGLSDDIKSLVRRLTHQTDMLVPIVGEEGSGKTTLARAVYKNRKVKDHFEFHDWMSVTEEYTADRILSGLKKITETVKGRRYLIVVDGVGSYGVIHELKDKLPDEKKGSKVIFTSRRISEMKKLNPHVMNGLNEDESWKMFLNKAGKEKEADQIGKLKHKILSICNGLPQNIILMAGLLSNNRIQRWSAVIGDGQCPDDVLSICYNNLRRRSKLRLLYLALFPKDYDIPVRRLLRLWLAEGFVKRKLEDRFPEGEVQKCFEKLVGRNMIQITKLRSDNSPRRCRLVSLFHDYLLPKAQEISLFYIQRNSENFEDAAGPFGVRRMVQHTSNTGVVAHQQTQGQVPVDPSILRSYVSFNFQPRDMPERQMGMVLGRVIRSDFALLRVLDLEGVCQTTLPDKLGHLRHLRYLGLRWTFLENLPESVGDLSYLETLDVKHTRVDSLPDSIWRLKRLRHLNLNNIRLSMPPKSSSSLVTLWGLVLDEKISINEGLGKLRNLRELGIKFSLEKSQNLLFDWIVQLVNLQSLRLTSVNGMGQPSNLALKPLTSLKNLSHLNLYGQLEKLPAVDEFPPTVKVLTLSISRLDKDPMETLEQLPCLIVLRLLGESFTGTRMVCGRRGFKKLEVLKLWVLKDLEEWDVEEEAMERLKEVEIRSCQKLSNISCRILQKQRCLEELVLTDMPDEFVAGIKKRKSKYTSLTIKSSN; from the exons ATGGAGGTCAAACCGGTAGTGGCGGTGGTGACACAAAAGCTGGCGGACACGTTGAGTGAAGACTCGATAGCAGATAACAAAGTGATGATACATCAACTGAAGGGTGTCCAGAGGTCTCTTTTGAAGCTGAAAAGCTTCTCAAATCAAAGGGATGTTTATGGGTCCCAGAAATCAAAGGACCATCTTCGTGTTCTTTATCAG GTTGAAGATGAAATCGAAAAGTTCACCTTCCAAGTTGCTGGACAGAGAAAGAGGTTTGGTTTCTTGATGAAGCAAACATTCTTCTTCAACAATCTGAACTCATGTCGAAGGCTAAAACGGAAAATAAAGAAAATTCAAAGCAACATTTTGTCATCTCCTGAAGATGCTAGTATCAGTAGTGTCTGCACTTTATCCCTGCGATCTCTGAGCAATTATGATGAAGgtgataatgatgatgaagatgatgatggagaGGATTTCAGTCACGGGGGAAATGAGCTGCCACAAAAGAGTTCATCAGCAGTTTGGCCGCTTTCAGAAATCCCGACCACCCCAAGGAGTCCTAAACGGGCTTTAGCACGATCATTCAGCACAATCCCGCATCATCAGGAGCATATGCAACAACGGAAGAAACTAACATTCAGCTACTCTTACAAGGAAAACGAGATGAGCATAGTAGGTTTCAACATTCAGTACCCGAAACAGGTATCTAGCTTCTGTTACCAAGAGGAAGAACTGGGTGTTTACGGGCTGAGTGATGATATCAAAAGCCTGGTGAGAAGGCTGACACATCAAACCGATATGCTCGTCCCGATTGTTGGTGAAGAAGGTTCTGGGAAGACCACACTTGCTCGCGCAGTTTATAAGAACAGAAAGGTCAAGGACCACTTTGAATTCCATGACTGGATGTCTGTGACAGAGGAGTATACAGCAGACCGCATCTTGTCCGGATTGAAAAAAATTACCGAAACGGTGAAGGGTAGGAGGTACCTGATTGTAGTTGATGGTGTCGGGAGCTATGGTGTTATTCATGAACTAAAAGACAAATTACCAGATGAGAAAAAAGGAAGTAAAGTAATCTTTACGTCTCGAAGAATTTCAGAGATGAAGAAACTTAATCCGCATGTTATGAACGGATTAAATGAAGACGAAAGCTGGAAGATGTTTCTGAACAAGGCTGGAAAGGAAAAGGAAGCTGATCAAATAGGGAAGTTGAAACATAAAATCTTGAGTATATGCAATGGTCTGCCTCAAAACATCATTCTAATGGCGGGGCTGCTCTCGAATAATAGAATACAAAGGTGGTCAGCAGTGATTGGTGATGGTCAATGTCCTGATGACGTTCTGAGCATATGTTATAACAACCTGAGAAGGCGCTCGAAGCTTCGCCTCTTATACCTGGCTCTTTTCCCCAAAGATTACGACATTCCGGTACGGCGGTTGCTCCGGCTATGGCTAGCTGAGGGTTTTGTGAAGAGAAAACTTGAAGATCGGTTTCCCGAGGGTGAGGTACAAAAGTGTTTCGAAAAATTGGTGGGTCGTAACATGATTCAGATAACCAAGTTAAGATCCGACAACAGCCCGAGACGATGCCGTTTAGTTTCGCTTTTCCATGACTATTTGTTGCCTAAAGCCCAAGAGATCAGTCTATTCTACATCCAGCGGAACTCAGAGAACTTTGAGGATGCAGCAGGCCCATTTGGTGTACGACGCATGGTTCAACACACAAGCAACACAGGAGTGGTTGCTCATCAGCAGACACAGGGTCAGGTTCCGGTTGATCCATCTATTTTGAGGTCATATGTGTCGTTTAACTTCCAACCAAGAGACATGCCGGAAAGACAAATGGGAATGGTTTTGGGTAGAGTTATTAGAAGCGATTTTGCGTTGTTGAGGGTGCTTGATCTTGAAGGGGTGTGCCAAACGACTCTGCCCGATAAACTCGGTCACTTGCGTCATTTGAGATACCTAGGACTGAGATGGACTTTCTTGGAGAATCTCCCCGAATCTGTGGGAGATTTATCTTATCTAGAAACCTTAGATGTAAAGCACACTCGTGTTGATAGTCTTCCAGACTCCATTTGGAGGCTTAAACGCCTCCGTCATCTCAATCTCAACAACATCCGGCTATCGATGCCACCTAAAAGTTCTTCAAGTCTAGTAACCCTATGGGGACTGGTTTTAGATGAAAAGATATCTATTAATGAAGGTCTGGGGAAGTTGCGTAACCTTCGAGAGCTAGGTATTAAGTTCAGTTTAGAGAAAAGTCAAAATCTCTTGTTTGACTGGATTGTGCAGTTGGTCAACCTTCAGTCTTTGAGGTTGACTTCCGTCAACGGCATGGGTCAGCCTTCGAATCTAGCTTTGAAGCCGCTAACAAGTTTAAAGAACCTTTCTCATCTTAATCTTTACGGTCAATTAGAAAAACTACCTGCTGTTGACGAATTCCCGCCAACTGTTAAGGTTCTCACATTGTCCATCTCTAGGTTAGATAAGGATCCAATGGAAACACTGGAACAACTGCCTTGTCTGATCGTGTTGAGGCTGCTGGGGGAGTCGTTCACGGGAACAAGAATGGTTTGCGGTCGAAGGGGGTTCAAGAAACTCGAGGTGTTGAAGCTGTGGGTGTTGAAGGATTTGGAAGAGTGGGATGTGGAGGAAGAAGCAATGGAGAGGCTTAAAGAAGTAGAAATTAGAAGCTGTCAAAAGTTAAGCAACATCTCATGTAGAATCCTGCAGAAACAGAGGTGCTTGGAGGAATTAGTACTAACAGACATGCCTGATGAGTTTGTGGCTGGAATCAAGAAAAGAAAATCCAAGTACACATCTCTCACAATCAAATCAAGTAATTAA